A single window of Trachemys scripta elegans isolate TJP31775 chromosome 18, CAS_Tse_1.0, whole genome shotgun sequence DNA harbors:
- the LOC117867491 gene encoding C-C motif chemokine 3-like has product MKVSVAALAVLLIAAFCSQASAAGPQALDIPRVCCYKYSPNPISRSRVVKYEYTSSGCSKPAVIFTTIKDKALCTNPDEKWVQDIVTQLRAREAVSKAPLA; this is encoded by the exons ATGAAGGTCTCTGTGGCTGCCCTCGCCGTTCTCCTCATCGCTGCCTTCTGCTCGCAGGCCTCAGCTGCTGGTCCAC AGGCACTCGACATCCCAAGGGTCTGCTGCTATAAATACTCTCCCAACCCAATTTCGCGGAGCCGCGTGGTGAAGTATGAATAcaccagcagtggctgctccaagCCGGCTGTGAT CTTCACCACCATCAAAGACAAAGCATTATGCACCAATCCAGATGAGAAATGGGTACAGGATATTGTGACTCAGCTGAGAGCGAGGGAAGCCGTTTCAAAGGCACCCTTAGCCTAG